A single genomic interval of Spirosoma linguale DSM 74 harbors:
- a CDS encoding Prolyl oligopeptidase (PFAM: peptidase S9A prolyl oligopeptidase domain protein beta-propeller; peptidase S9 prolyl oligopeptidase active site domain protein~KEGG: cps:CPS_0086 prolyl endopeptidase) — protein MLSSSVILAQTTGPLPYPVAKKTDQVDTYHSTTVADPYRWLEDDRSAETAAWVKAENQVTFDYLSQIPYRKQFQDRLEQVYNYPKYSAPNRKGDWFYFSKNDGLQNQAVLYRQKGLDAKPELVIDPNKLSADGTTRLGVFSLSKDGKYAVVGLSKGGSDWQEYQVMELATKTYLPDKIEWVKVSGAAWQGDGFYYSRYPKPEGSALAAKNENHQVYFHKLNTPQSADRLVYEDAKNPQRFHTVSTTDDERFALLSVSDRGNGKDGNSLFFLDAKSAVKTFAPVVAEVTNFSYGVVDNDGDRLLILTNEKAPNSKVIAFDTKKRTFSTLIPEKPEPIAENSVSAAGGKLFVEYAKDVTSKVAVYDYSGKYETEVQLPGIGSSSGFGGEKDDKFVFYSFTSFTFPPTIYRYDIASRKSTVFRAPEVDFKPTDYETKQVFYTSKDGTKVPMFLTYRKGLKLDGTNPTLLYGYGGFNISLPPAFSPFRIPFLEQGGVYAQANLRGGSEYGEKWHEQGMKHKKQNVFDDFIAAAEYLIAQQYTSPAKLAIQGGSNGGLLVGAVMNQRPELFRVAIPQVGVMDMLRFHKFTIGWNWIADYGSSDNAEEFKALYAYSPLHNIKPDIKYPATLITTADHDDRVVPAHSFKYAATLQATYKGPNPVLIRIDTNSGHGASNTKKNIETTADIYSFILWNMGVKTLKEIASK, from the coding sequence ATGTTGAGTTCGTCTGTCATTCTAGCCCAGACCACCGGCCCGCTTCCGTACCCGGTCGCAAAAAAAACGGATCAGGTCGATACCTATCATTCGACAACGGTTGCCGACCCCTACCGCTGGCTCGAAGATGACCGCTCGGCCGAAACAGCCGCCTGGGTCAAAGCCGAAAACCAGGTTACGTTCGACTACCTCTCGCAGATTCCGTACCGCAAGCAGTTTCAGGATCGGCTTGAGCAGGTATATAATTACCCCAAATACTCGGCCCCAAATCGTAAGGGGGACTGGTTTTACTTCTCAAAAAATGACGGCTTACAAAATCAGGCCGTACTTTACCGGCAGAAGGGCCTCGATGCCAAACCGGAACTTGTCATTGACCCCAACAAACTTTCAGCCGATGGTACCACCCGGCTTGGCGTTTTTTCGCTTTCTAAAGATGGCAAATACGCAGTTGTAGGCTTGTCGAAAGGCGGTTCTGACTGGCAGGAATATCAGGTGATGGAACTGGCGACCAAGACATATCTGCCCGATAAAATCGAGTGGGTTAAGGTTTCCGGGGCAGCCTGGCAGGGCGACGGCTTCTACTACAGCCGCTACCCAAAACCCGAAGGCAGCGCACTGGCCGCTAAAAACGAGAACCACCAGGTTTATTTCCATAAGCTCAACACCCCGCAATCGGCCGACCGGCTGGTGTACGAAGACGCCAAAAACCCACAGCGGTTTCACACCGTCAGTACAACCGACGATGAGCGGTTTGCGCTGCTGTCTGTCAGCGACCGAGGCAACGGAAAAGATGGCAACTCACTGTTTTTTCTCGATGCCAAATCGGCGGTGAAGACGTTCGCTCCCGTGGTGGCCGAGGTTACGAATTTCAGCTACGGCGTTGTCGATAATGACGGTGACCGCCTGCTGATCCTGACCAACGAAAAAGCACCGAACAGCAAAGTCATTGCCTTCGACACCAAAAAGCGGACGTTTTCGACGCTCATCCCCGAAAAACCCGAGCCTATTGCCGAGAACAGCGTTAGCGCGGCTGGTGGTAAATTATTCGTTGAATACGCAAAAGACGTGACCTCTAAAGTTGCCGTATACGACTACAGCGGCAAGTATGAGACGGAGGTTCAGCTACCCGGCATTGGGTCATCGAGTGGGTTTGGGGGCGAAAAAGACGATAAATTCGTTTTCTATTCGTTTACGTCCTTCACCTTCCCGCCTACCATCTACCGCTACGACATCGCCAGCCGGAAAAGTACCGTATTCCGCGCCCCTGAAGTCGATTTCAAGCCGACCGATTACGAAACCAAACAGGTCTTTTACACCAGTAAAGACGGCACCAAAGTTCCCATGTTTCTGACGTACCGGAAGGGCCTGAAACTGGATGGCACCAACCCAACGCTGCTGTACGGCTATGGTGGTTTCAATATCAGCTTACCGCCCGCGTTCAGTCCGTTCCGGATTCCGTTTCTGGAACAGGGCGGTGTGTATGCACAGGCCAACTTACGGGGCGGCAGCGAATACGGTGAGAAGTGGCACGAGCAGGGGATGAAGCACAAAAAACAGAACGTTTTCGACGATTTCATTGCCGCAGCCGAATACCTGATTGCCCAGCAGTACACCAGCCCGGCTAAACTGGCCATTCAGGGCGGTTCGAACGGGGGCTTGCTCGTGGGGGCAGTGATGAACCAGCGGCCCGAACTGTTCCGGGTAGCTATTCCGCAGGTTGGTGTCATGGACATGCTGCGATTCCATAAGTTCACCATCGGCTGGAACTGGATTGCCGATTACGGCAGCAGCGACAACGCGGAGGAGTTCAAGGCGCTGTATGCCTACTCGCCCCTGCACAACATCAAGCCCGATATCAAGTACCCCGCTACGCTCATCACCACCGCCGATCATGACGACCGGGTGGTACCGGCTCACTCGTTCAAGTATGCAGCCACCTTACAGGCAACTTACAAAGGGCCGAATCCGGTATTGATTCGAATCGACACGAACTCGGGGCACGGCGCCAGCAACACGAAGAAGAACATCGAAACAACGGCCGACATTTACTCCTTCATTCTCTGGAATATGGGCGTAAAAACCTTAAAAGAGATCGCCAGCAAGTAG
- a CDS encoding membrane protein-like protein (KEGG: yen:YE1536 putative inner membrane protein) codes for MQPEEIQLTDWQRIFVGQVPGDFYLEVIIRTAVVYALLMISMRLMGKRMASQLSRTEMVAMVALAASIGIPIMAPDRGLLPGVISAIVIVGGERIISRIASRNEKAEAVFEDELDILVENSVMKMDTMLQCRVTRERLLAHLRSESLYHLGSVKRLYMEANGSFSLVENPTPAPGLSVLPEWDTKFRSRQEVVPNRWVCKNCGNPNASAHQGDTCTNCGSNQWTEAVK; via the coding sequence ATGCAGCCCGAAGAAATTCAGTTAACCGACTGGCAACGTATTTTTGTTGGCCAGGTGCCGGGTGATTTTTACCTGGAAGTCATTATTCGAACGGCCGTTGTGTATGCGCTGCTTATGATTTCCATGCGCCTGATGGGCAAGCGGATGGCCTCGCAGCTGAGCCGAACCGAAATGGTAGCTATGGTGGCGCTGGCGGCTTCGATTGGTATTCCGATTATGGCTCCCGACCGGGGCTTGCTGCCAGGCGTTATTTCTGCCATTGTTATTGTAGGGGGCGAACGAATCATTTCCCGAATTGCGTCCAGAAACGAAAAGGCAGAAGCTGTTTTTGAGGATGAACTGGATATTCTGGTCGAGAACTCCGTGATGAAAATGGATACGATGCTTCAGTGCCGGGTCACCCGTGAGCGGCTGTTGGCCCATCTTCGGTCAGAAAGTCTCTACCATCTGGGGTCTGTCAAACGCCTTTATATGGAAGCAAATGGCTCCTTCTCGCTGGTCGAAAATCCGACCCCTGCGCCGGGGCTGTCTGTACTCCCCGAATGGGATACTAAATTTCGAAGTCGTCAGGAGGTGGTGCCTAACCGGTGGGTGTGCAAAAACTGCGGAAACCCCAACGCGTCGGCCCATCAGGGGGACACCTGTACCAATTGCGGCAGCAACCAATGGACCGAGGCTGTGAAGTAG
- a CDS encoding protein of unknown function DUF421 (PFAM: protein of unknown function DUF421~KEGG: ent:Ent638_1426 hypothetical protein): MKSEQIHLEDWQRILFGNNPPEFLLEVFIRSVLILLAFLVTVRLLGKRMNGQLTVTEMAVMVSLGAIISPIMQLPDRGIFLGLVVLVCALFFQRGLTWLDFKSKRVEEVTQGTESLLIEDGVLKLDAMADARISKQQLFATLRSEKIYNVTKVTRLYMEACGIFSIYTEEEEKPGLSSLPDTDKEIHSIQPAADPAIVACMNCGNTIRVEEEDEPCPVCQEVEWTQAVC; the protein is encoded by the coding sequence ATGAAGTCCGAACAAATCCATCTGGAAGATTGGCAGCGCATTCTTTTTGGTAACAATCCGCCCGAGTTTCTGCTCGAAGTATTCATTCGGTCGGTACTTATTCTGCTGGCGTTTCTGGTAACTGTCCGGCTGCTGGGTAAACGCATGAATGGGCAGCTAACAGTAACGGAAATGGCGGTAATGGTCTCCTTGGGGGCCATTATTTCGCCCATCATGCAATTGCCCGACCGGGGCATTTTCCTCGGGTTGGTCGTTCTGGTCTGTGCGCTTTTCTTTCAGCGGGGACTAACCTGGCTGGACTTCAAGAGCAAACGGGTAGAGGAAGTCACCCAGGGAACCGAGAGCCTGCTGATCGAAGACGGCGTGCTGAAACTGGACGCTATGGCCGACGCCCGTATATCCAAACAACAGCTGTTTGCTACCCTGCGGAGTGAGAAAATCTATAATGTCACGAAAGTGACGCGGCTCTACATGGAGGCTTGCGGCATATTCAGCATTTATACCGAAGAAGAAGAAAAACCGGGCTTATCGTCGCTGCCCGATACGGACAAGGAAATACACAGTATTCAGCCAGCTGCCGATCCGGCTATTGTTGCCTGCATGAATTGCGGGAATACCATTCGGGTTGAAGAAGAGGACGAACCTTGCCCGGTTTGTCAGGAAGTGGAGTGGACACAAGCCGTTTGTTAA
- a CDS encoding glycosyltransferase (KEGG: psa:PST_2891 glycosyltransferase) yields MNYTINKSAKSSALQPQPEKALVKNSVASYAFASSPEVQNLVCFSHLRWDFVYQRPQHLLSRASKQWNVWYIEEPKWDDTLRLDIRQVDDRLRVVVPHLPHGIDDETAVRLQRQLVNQLLEQEQLNDFIAWYYTPMALRFSGHLKPRLTVYDCMDELSAFSGASPLLLDQEEKLIRKADLVYTGGYSLYEAKQNRHPQVFAFPSCIDAHHFLPGRADIPDPDDQRAIGGPRIGFCGVIDERLDLNLLGQLAQRRPDWQFVLLGPVVKIDPNSLPQSPNLHYLGMKNYRDLPAYFGNWQVAMMPFAINEATRYISPTKTPEYLAAGLPVVSTPIRDVVRSYGGWGPVLIGDSAATLEKAIEFALKAGHDADWKAIDARLEEQSWDNTWQQMQRLMNAQLQGVLAEQ; encoded by the coding sequence ATGAATTATACGATTAACAAGTCCGCCAAGAGTAGTGCCTTACAACCTCAACCGGAAAAGGCACTCGTTAAAAATAGCGTAGCTTCCTACGCCTTTGCCAGTTCGCCCGAGGTTCAGAACCTGGTCTGTTTTTCACACCTGCGCTGGGATTTTGTTTACCAACGCCCGCAGCATCTGCTCAGCCGTGCCAGCAAGCAATGGAACGTCTGGTATATAGAAGAACCTAAATGGGACGATACCCTCCGGCTCGATATCCGGCAAGTCGACGATCGGCTTCGGGTGGTTGTGCCGCATTTGCCACATGGCATCGACGACGAAACCGCCGTGCGGTTGCAGCGTCAGCTGGTGAATCAGTTGCTGGAACAGGAGCAGCTCAACGACTTTATTGCCTGGTATTATACCCCCATGGCGCTCCGCTTCAGCGGCCACCTGAAACCACGCCTTACCGTCTACGACTGCATGGACGAACTGTCGGCTTTTTCGGGAGCGTCTCCATTATTGCTCGATCAGGAGGAAAAGCTCATTCGTAAAGCTGATCTGGTTTATACCGGCGGGTACAGCTTATACGAAGCCAAACAAAACCGGCATCCACAGGTGTTTGCGTTTCCCAGTTGCATCGACGCTCATCACTTCCTGCCCGGCCGGGCCGATATACCGGACCCCGACGATCAGCGCGCCATTGGTGGCCCTCGTATCGGCTTTTGCGGTGTCATTGACGAACGGCTCGACCTGAATCTGCTGGGTCAACTGGCGCAGCGCCGTCCCGACTGGCAGTTTGTTCTGCTGGGGCCGGTCGTTAAGATTGATCCCAACAGCCTGCCGCAGTCGCCGAACCTGCACTACCTGGGTATGAAAAACTACCGCGATCTGCCCGCCTATTTCGGGAACTGGCAGGTAGCCATGATGCCCTTCGCTATCAATGAAGCTACGCGGTACATCAGCCCGACCAAAACACCCGAATACCTGGCTGCCGGTCTGCCCGTTGTCTCGACACCTATCCGCGATGTAGTACGCTCGTATGGAGGCTGGGGGCCGGTGCTCATCGGCGACTCGGCCGCTACCCTCGAAAAGGCCATTGAGTTTGCGCTCAAGGCCGGTCATGATGCCGATTGGAAAGCCATTGATGCCCGGCTGGAAGAACAGTCCTGGGATAATACCTGGCAGCAGATGCAGCGACTGATGAATGCGCAGCTTCAGGGCGTTTTGGCGGAGCAATAA
- a CDS encoding glycoside hydrolase family 1 (PFAM: glycoside hydrolase family 1~KEGG: scl:sce3055 hypothetical protein), whose product MSNRQRNRNNLYVSQQKKPDLWGGLECTVNRVGDVYQDQVKRGGHQDRLSDLDLIADLGISTLRYPVLWERAAPEHPDKLDWTWTDERLNRLRELGIRPIAGLVHHGCGPAYATYDQPEFEHGLAHYARQVAERYPWINAYTPVNEPLTTARFGGLYGHWYPHGKSGKAFVDILLRECRATVRAMAEIRKVRPDAQLIQTDDLGKTHSTPLLSYQAELENERRWLSWDLLCGRVVPHHPLWDYLRWSGADEADLWFLVENACPPSVIGVNHYVTSERYLDENIGAYSAQTHGGNKRHRYADTEMVRACPEHRTGLGGLLVETWERYGLPIAVTEAHLGDCEDEQMRWLGEVWQQAQLATDAGADIQAVTVWALLGMYDWHCLLTRQEDRHEPGVFNLSSGKPEPTRLAPMIRRLAAGEPVESLIPPGRGWWQSAQSTLQLTPSLKQAVSHFFE is encoded by the coding sequence ATGAGCAATAGACAACGAAACCGGAATAATCTATACGTTTCTCAACAGAAAAAACCCGACTTATGGGGAGGCCTCGAATGCACTGTCAACCGGGTGGGCGATGTGTATCAGGATCAGGTAAAACGAGGGGGACATCAGGATCGACTGAGTGACCTCGACTTAATTGCCGATTTAGGCATTAGCACCCTGCGCTATCCGGTATTGTGGGAACGGGCTGCCCCCGAACACCCCGACAAGCTGGACTGGACCTGGACCGACGAACGGCTGAATCGGTTGCGGGAACTGGGTATCCGGCCCATTGCGGGGCTGGTTCACCACGGCTGCGGCCCCGCTTATGCCACCTACGATCAACCCGAATTTGAACACGGACTGGCCCATTATGCCCGTCAGGTAGCCGAACGATACCCATGGATCAACGCCTATACACCCGTTAATGAACCCCTTACAACGGCCCGCTTCGGTGGCCTCTACGGACACTGGTATCCGCATGGCAAGTCGGGCAAGGCGTTTGTCGATATACTGCTGCGCGAATGCCGGGCTACCGTCCGGGCGATGGCCGAAATCAGAAAAGTGCGGCCCGATGCGCAGCTCATTCAAACCGACGACCTGGGCAAGACCCACAGCACCCCCCTGCTCAGCTATCAGGCTGAACTGGAAAATGAACGCCGGTGGTTAAGCTGGGATCTGCTCTGCGGACGTGTAGTTCCGCATCATCCTCTTTGGGATTACCTGCGCTGGTCGGGAGCGGACGAAGCCGATTTATGGTTTCTGGTCGAAAATGCCTGTCCGCCATCCGTCATTGGCGTAAATCACTACGTTACCAGCGAGCGCTACCTCGACGAAAACATAGGGGCTTATTCCGCCCAGACGCACGGCGGCAACAAGCGCCATCGTTACGCCGATACCGAGATGGTACGTGCCTGTCCCGAGCACCGCACCGGTCTCGGCGGCTTACTGGTTGAAACCTGGGAGCGCTACGGCCTGCCAATTGCCGTTACGGAAGCCCATCTGGGCGATTGCGAGGATGAGCAGATGCGTTGGCTGGGCGAAGTCTGGCAACAGGCTCAACTGGCAACCGATGCGGGGGCCGACATACAGGCCGTAACGGTTTGGGCGTTGTTAGGTATGTACGATTGGCATTGCCTGCTCACCCGCCAGGAGGACCGTCATGAACCGGGGGTCTTTAACCTTAGCAGCGGAAAACCCGAGCCAACCCGACTGGCCCCAATGATCAGGCGGCTGGCAGCCGGTGAGCCGGTAGAGTCTTTAATACCGCCGGGACGGGGCTGGTGGCAGTCGGCGCAATCCACCCTTCAGCTGACGCCCTCACTAAAGCAGGCTGTTTCACACTTTTTTGAGTAA
- a CDS encoding response regulator receiver protein (PFAM: response regulator receiver~SMART: response regulator receiver~KEGG: pha:PSHAa2395 two-component response regulator) — protein MTNPKEVYLVDDAYDYRYLVQGIFARHLPTYQLRLFDGGNALAHHVLRTMERPALIMLDRHMPNRDGYQTLQLIKQHPYWNIVPVVMLSADASPEDIQKGYRLGVNSFLQKPMDFDSLRNLMESTCHYWLTMNQPFDSHLSA, from the coding sequence ATGACCAATCCTAAAGAAGTATACCTCGTGGATGATGCCTATGACTACCGCTATCTGGTACAGGGCATCTTTGCCCGACATCTGCCAACCTATCAACTGCGTTTGTTTGACGGTGGAAACGCCCTGGCGCACCATGTGCTTCGTACGATGGAGCGGCCAGCTCTGATCATGCTCGACCGGCATATGCCGAACCGAGACGGGTATCAAACCCTGCAACTCATTAAACAGCATCCCTACTGGAACATAGTGCCCGTAGTGATGCTCAGCGCCGATGCCTCTCCGGAGGATATCCAGAAAGGCTATCGGCTTGGCGTCAATTCGTTTTTGCAAAAACCAATGGATTTTGACTCGCTCAGGAACCTGATGGAGTCTACCTGTCATTACTGGCTGACCATGAACCAGCCATTCGATTCACACTTGTCTGCTTAA
- a CDS encoding CheB methylesterase (PFAM: CheB methylesterase~KEGG: pna:Pnap_3575 CheB methylesterase): MTKRDIVVIGASAGGVYALRELVAGLPPDLSATIFIVQHIAADAPSYLPRILNFAGNIKATQPVDGEPIQRGHIYVAPPDHHLLIENETVLVKRGPKENRFRPSIDALFRSAAYCYGPRVIGVVLTGLLNDGTSGMWTVKRLGGVSVIQEPEEALYPSMPESVRENVVVDHSVPISEMAALLTRLTQETVNERPILAQKDQLRLQKEVKIAEEENSFDMTILEEGDLSPLTCPECHGVMTSIQEGTLLRYRCHTGHGYTASSLLSGVKRSVEESLWNAIRALEETVMLLEKAAQVLEEGGNVRAAQEYRTQISEAEWKIRQLRPLVFAG, translated from the coding sequence ATGACCAAACGGGATATTGTCGTGATTGGTGCTTCGGCGGGTGGTGTGTATGCGCTTCGAGAACTCGTAGCCGGTTTACCGCCCGATTTATCGGCTACCATTTTTATTGTTCAGCATATAGCCGCAGATGCGCCAAGTTATTTACCCCGTATTTTGAATTTTGCGGGTAATATCAAGGCAACTCAGCCTGTCGATGGAGAACCGATTCAGCGGGGACACATCTATGTTGCCCCGCCAGACCATCATCTGCTCATTGAAAACGAAACGGTGCTGGTAAAGAGGGGGCCTAAAGAGAACCGGTTCAGGCCTTCTATTGATGCCTTGTTCCGGTCGGCAGCTTATTGCTACGGCCCGCGCGTAATCGGGGTCGTACTTACGGGTTTGCTCAACGATGGGACGTCCGGCATGTGGACCGTAAAACGGTTAGGCGGGGTCAGTGTTATTCAGGAACCCGAAGAGGCTCTTTATCCCAGTATGCCGGAAAGCGTTCGGGAGAACGTGGTGGTCGATCATAGTGTACCCATTAGCGAAATGGCGGCCCTGTTGACTAGGTTAACCCAGGAAACGGTTAATGAGCGGCCAATCCTTGCCCAAAAGGATCAGCTTCGTCTGCAAAAAGAAGTAAAGATCGCGGAAGAGGAAAATTCCTTTGATATGACAATTTTAGAAGAGGGTGACCTTTCGCCCCTGACTTGCCCCGAATGCCACGGCGTAATGACAAGTATTCAGGAAGGTACCCTCCTGCGCTATCGCTGTCATACCGGGCACGGCTATACGGCCAGTTCGTTGCTGAGTGGCGTAAAACGATCCGTAGAAGAATCTCTGTGGAACGCCATTCGGGCACTGGAGGAGACAGTGATGCTCCTGGAGAAGGCTGCTCAGGTCCTGGAAGAGGGAGGTAATGTAAGGGCCGCTCAGGAATACCGAACTCAAATCAGCGAGGCTGAGTGGAAAATCCGGCAGTTGCGTCCGCTGGTGTTTGCCGGATAA
- a CDS encoding response regulator receiver protein (PFAM: response regulator receiver~SMART: response regulator receiver~KEGG: gbm:Gbem_0149 response regulator receiver protein): protein MPLDTPSTVLVHLSLIPQPFLTNYMCLNPRILLIEDNPDDVVSLCLALEESVPNVRLAVVNDQSGLVNYLRHIEQDNHQVPWLIFLDMDFPDSVDGSRAISQLQSYFLTSSRRSIPVIAMSSSTSLADVRELQKAGANAYLIKSDNFQQLVDDCRNIARHWFKTVLLPPDSPDYN, encoded by the coding sequence ATGCCGTTAGATACACCTAGTACCGTTTTAGTACATTTGTCGCTAATTCCACAACCATTCTTAACTAACTATATGTGCCTTAATCCCCGTATTCTTCTTATTGAGGATAATCCCGACGATGTAGTCTCACTTTGTCTGGCTCTTGAAGAAAGCGTGCCGAATGTCCGGCTGGCGGTGGTCAATGACCAATCCGGTTTAGTAAATTACTTACGCCACATCGAGCAGGATAACCACCAGGTGCCCTGGTTGATTTTCCTGGACATGGATTTCCCAGACTCGGTTGACGGGTCCCGAGCCATTTCACAACTTCAAAGCTATTTTTTGACCTCATCGAGACGCTCGATTCCGGTTATTGCCATGAGCTCGTCTACATCTCTTGCTGATGTACGGGAATTACAAAAAGCAGGCGCCAACGCTTACCTGATCAAATCCGATAATTTCCAGCAGTTGGTAGACGACTGCCGGAACATCGCCCGGCACTGGTTTAAAACGGTCCTGTTACCGCCTGACTCACCCGATTACAACTAA
- a CDS encoding PKD domain containing protein (PFAM: PKD domain containing protein~KEGG: sit:TM1040_1588 outer membrane autotransporter barrel), translating into MVERKGERLLNQVRLLCILAYLVTGFYPEAAYAKSNQLPATGYPAEATATGTKSVTVVDRKTPVIKTNGDKTFTYKAGKCGVVFKASALAIGNGSVRKPKAVRSDGKPLSAEYLAGVTTIVWSLMDGNTVSPVTQTITVLDSEAPVISTNGDKVLPNDAGKPGAVVDLFALATDNCSVGQPIGVRSDGKPLAAEYPVGTTTVTWHVSDINGNAAVPVTQTVTVTNATPVVSLIKAPGDPVKIGNEANLTVNFTDTNSGQAVWYWGDETSSVGVIEGFTVRGTHRYTKAGVYSVTFVLTDLCGKSARQDHHYVVVYDASTDSRSLTSLAGAEAAVKAPVSTDAFLLRNYPNPFETKTAIEFVLPQGGEYTLNILDMKGSVLRSLQTGKAQAGALNRVTWEVKEFPNGLYIGQLTTSQGVKSIELLVK; encoded by the coding sequence ATGGTAGAGAGAAAGGGGGAGAGGTTACTAAATCAGGTTCGTCTTCTTTGCATTCTCGCGTATCTGGTAACAGGCTTTTACCCCGAAGCGGCTTATGCTAAATCAAACCAGTTACCAGCGACCGGGTATCCGGCGGAGGCAACAGCTACCGGTACGAAAAGCGTCACGGTAGTTGACAGGAAAACACCGGTCATTAAAACCAATGGCGACAAAACGTTTACGTACAAGGCTGGTAAGTGCGGAGTTGTCTTCAAAGCATCGGCATTAGCAATCGGAAACGGTTCTGTAAGAAAACCGAAAGCGGTACGCAGCGATGGAAAACCATTAAGTGCCGAGTATTTGGCCGGTGTCACAACCATTGTCTGGAGCCTTATGGATGGCAATACTGTATCCCCCGTTACACAAACCATAACCGTACTCGATAGCGAAGCACCGGTTATCAGTACCAATGGTGATAAAGTGCTTCCAAACGACGCTGGTAAGCCGGGAGCCGTTGTCGACCTGTTCGCGTTGGCCACGGATAACTGCTCGGTTGGTCAGCCCATTGGCGTACGTAGTGATGGTAAACCCTTAGCGGCCGAGTATCCGGTGGGGACAACAACCGTTACCTGGCATGTCAGCGATATTAATGGAAATGCAGCAGTCCCTGTTACACAAACCGTTACTGTAACCAACGCGACACCGGTTGTAAGCCTGATAAAAGCCCCCGGCGATCCGGTAAAGATCGGCAATGAAGCGAACCTTACCGTTAATTTTACCGATACCAATAGCGGTCAGGCTGTGTGGTACTGGGGAGACGAAACATCGTCGGTCGGGGTCATTGAGGGGTTCACCGTACGGGGTACTCATCGGTATACCAAAGCCGGTGTTTACTCAGTCACCTTTGTTCTGACGGATCTATGCGGTAAATCAGCCCGTCAGGATCATCATTATGTTGTCGTTTATGATGCCAGTACCGACTCCCGCTCCCTGACGTCGCTCGCTGGTGCAGAAGCGGCTGTAAAGGCGCCGGTGTCTACCGACGCCTTCTTACTGCGCAACTACCCTAACCCGTTCGAGACAAAGACGGCCATTGAGTTTGTACTGCCACAAGGCGGAGAGTACACACTGAACATTCTGGACATGAAAGGTAGTGTGTTGCGTTCGCTCCAGACCGGTAAAGCTCAGGCTGGTGCATTAAACCGCGTAACGTGGGAGGTTAAAGAGTTTCCCAATGGCCTGTATATTGGTCAGTTAACCACCTCTCAAGGTGTCAAGTCTATTGAACTACTGGTAAAGTAA